Part of the Sulfurovum sp. TSL6 genome, GCTGAAAACGTTACTGGTCTTTAAGACCCTCTAATGGACAGAGAGATCTGTCCATAGTTTAAACACTTCTATAAAGAGACTACTAGGTCTTTTTATGAATTGCTTAAAGGAAAACGTATGAAAAGTAAAGAAGCTGTTTTTGAAGCGTTAAATGAAGGTAAAAATCTTATGAGTTGTATCACAGGGATACAATATACAATGATTAAAGGGATCTTACATACTCGTCATAGTGAAAGAAGTGACTGGGAGCAAAGTGAACTTAATTTTTACAATCCGCCATCTTGGCTCAACCTCAAAATAATAGAGGAAAAATCTGCCAATATATAAGATATCACAGAGTCTGATGGACTCTGCTATTCCACATCTTAAAATCTCTACTCTCTCATTAAAAAATATTCCATTTATTAAATCCAAAGCGTCCATCCTTATCTAATATTTTTATAATAATTTTATGTTAATATATAATTATTATTTATACTATATAAATGAAATACTATTTCTGAAAGGGATTATAATGGGATTAACATTGATTATTGTAGGGTTGGTCATTTCATATTTTTGTTGGATACAAAAAAGAGAGATAGAGTATATTGATAAAAAAAATCATGAAAATGAAATAGGCATAGAACGTATAGGTGACAAGGGCATAAAAATTCAAACCAAATTGCTGAATAATGAAAAACTAACCCTCATTGAGTGGCTGCATTTGTATTCACATAAAATAACGTATAGTGCGCTCAAATATGGTTTTTATGGTGGTTTTGTTTTGAGTTTTATCGGTTTTGTTCTGTTTGTTTCCGTCATATTCCATTTTACCACTTCAATGACAGTGTAGTAAGATCACCGATCTTCTTATGTTCTAGCATACATATTTACATTCCGTTAGTGTAACTTATATACACTTCTTCATAGCAACCAAAAACATGAAATTTATTTTTCATGATTAACTCCTCAATTTTTAACTCCTCCCTTTGGTTGCTATTTATTAAACACGAACAAAACTACACCAAAACATCCCTAAATGAATTAAGCATGCTTAACGTTATAAAAATAATCATATAGTTATATTTTATATATTACTCGCTCCAATTAAGTATAATAATAAATAAGGATAAAAAAGTATGTTAGAAGAACTTACCTCACTTGTTTCACAATATGGTTTATGGATTGTATTCTTTGGTATGATGACAGAAGGAACCATTATGATCATGGTCTCTGGAGTATTGTGTTATCTTGGGATGTTATCTTTAGAAGAGACTATCCCTGTTGCTATATTTGGAGCAATCATAGGCGATCAGTTTTGGTACTGTATAGGTAGATGTTATGGTCAACATATACTAAACAGGTTTCCTTTGCTAAAACAAAGAATTAAAGAGCTTGAACATTCTGTAAAAAAACGAGGAATATGGCTAGCATTCAGTGGGCGTTTTATTTATAGTGGTGCGATATTGTTTCCTGTAACACTAGGTACCTATGGGTATCTTCATAAAAAATTTACTCTTTTTAATACACTAGGTATCATCGTATGGAGTGTGTCAGGAATTTCATTAGGATACATATTGGGTACGGGAGCAGAACACGTTTTTGGAAAAATTGAAAAGATCGAACATTTTATAGGACTTGTACTCATCATTATTTTTTTAGTTTGGATCACAAAGCCTTATTTCAACAGTAGAGAAAAATAGAAAGATGATGATTTTGATCTAGTGGAAGAATGTGAGGGATTCCAACACTAGATTAAATCCCTTAAACGCCCTATTCTAGGGCATACATAAATTAAAAAGTTAGCTGTTGGCATACAAATAACGTACAAATTTGGCAGAGTCTACCAAAATATTATTAGTTGGGAAGCTTTGAACTGCTAGCTATATTCTACATTCAGTAGTGCCAAGTTTTTCAAGAAGTTCACCTTCTGATTACCAAAGGTACGATACATTATCTACTGACAGAGAACATGCTAAGCATATTAAAAATATAGTGAAAGAAAAAGAGAATGATAACGCATGCCCTAAATGTGAAAGTGAATTTTTATGAAAGATACTGAATGTATTGGTTTCTTGCAGCAAGCTTTGCCGACACTGCATATGCAGTGGCAGGGATTTCGCAAAGTCGGAAAGCAGGTATGCAAACGGATAAAGCGGCGTTTGCAGGCATTGGGCTTAGCTGATATCACAGCATACAGCAGATATCTGAAAGAAAATAAAGAGGAGTGGAGTGTTTTGGATGATATGTGCCGTATCACCATTTCCCGCTTCTACCGTGACAGAGGGGTGTTTGACTCTATTCGCGAAACAGTGCTTTTAAACATAGCCAGAGAAGCTGAGGCAAAGGGAGAAAAGAGCATAAAAGTCTGGAGTGCAGGAGCTGCTTCCGGGGAGGAAGCCTATACACTCTCGATCATATGGGAGCAATGCTTTGCAAAGCGCTTTCCAAGACTGACACTAAAGATCGTTGCAACAGACAGTCATACACATATGCTCAAGCGGGCAAGAAGAGCCTGTTACGCGTTTGGAAGCCTCAAGGATTTTCCAAAACAGTGGCTTGAAGAGGCATTTGAGAGAAAAGATGGACACTACTGTCTAAAGGAGCATTATAAACACCAGGTCCGATTTCTTCAACAGGATATCCGCCAAACAATGCCGGAGAATTATTTCGATCTGATACTCTGCAGAAATCTTCTCTTTAGCTATTTTGATGAACCGCTTCAACGAAAAATACTCACACAGTTGAAAAGAAAACTACACCCAAATGGTTATCTGGTTATCGGCATCCATGAATCTCTGCCAAAAGACTCTGGAGGATTCAGGGAGATTTCAGAGCATAATAGAATCTACCAAAAAACTTAAACCTTAGTAGTGACTGCTGCCCCGGTCAGCTATTATTTTTGAATTATTGCTTCAGTACACTGTCGCACCTGAAACAATTATACGCCCAGGTTCTCCCACCTCTGCATCTATAAAGATATCTACAGCTATGAACTGCCTGATAATGTGGGCATTGGTGACCAGGTGCCTGCTGATGCAATCGGTCTTAAGTTCGCTGACCCCGTCTGCCAGAGACATGGGCAGAAGCAACTGATCAGCCAGATATCGGTCCACAGATGCACCGCTTTTGTGATACTCTATCAGGTAGGCACATGCTTCTTCGGCAACCTCTTCAGAGTATTTACCCGGCTTCCCAAGCGCTGAGAAACCAGCCAGGGCATGCTCGTATTGTACCGTCAGGAAAATTCCGGCCCCGGATCCTACGCACCGCTCGCGCCGCGGGGTGATCTCGGCCGAGAATCCGCTGCTTTTTAGGATTGCTCCC contains:
- a CDS encoding DedA family protein, yielding MLEELTSLVSQYGLWIVFFGMMTEGTIMIMVSGVLCYLGMLSLEETIPVAIFGAIIGDQFWYCIGRCYGQHILNRFPLLKQRIKELEHSVKKRGIWLAFSGRFIYSGAILFPVTLGTYGYLHKKFTLFNTLGIIVWSVSGISLGYILGTGAEHVFGKIEKIEHFIGLVLIIIFLVWITKPYFNSREK
- a CDS encoding protein-glutamate O-methyltransferase CheR; this encodes MKDTECIGFLQQALPTLHMQWQGFRKVGKQVCKRIKRRLQALGLADITAYSRYLKENKEEWSVLDDMCRITISRFYRDRGVFDSIRETVLLNIAREAEAKGEKSIKVWSAGAASGEEAYTLSIIWEQCFAKRFPRLTLKIVATDSHTHMLKRARRACYAFGSLKDFPKQWLEEAFERKDGHYCLKEHYKHQVRFLQQDIRQTMPENYFDLILCRNLLFSYFDEPLQRKILTQLKRKLHPNGYLVIGIHESLPKDSGGFREISEHNRIYQKT